Proteins encoded within one genomic window of Patescibacteria group bacterium:
- a CDS encoding PilT/PilU family type 4a pilus ATPase has product MAQDYKVKLGQYLELAQAQGASDLHLGVAKKPTLRIDGNLLQLAKEPILIAEDLTGFVKALLTPEQEERFNQEKEFDFGFTHEEKIRCRCNVYYQKGMIAIAIRLIPMEIRGIEELNLPQILHEFTKLSQGFFLVVGPAGHGKSTTLAAMIDEINHKRFGHIITIEDPIEYLFQPDRSLIDQREVGVDTKSFNRGLRSVLRQDPDVIMLGEMRDPESIAIALTAAETGHLVFSTLHTNNVSQTIDRIIDSFPSGQQGQIRSQLASTLVGVLSQRLIPRIEGGRIPATEIMFANAAVRNLIREDKVYQIDLVIETSLEDGMISLNRSLANLVRKREITQENAFLYSLSPTELKNLLVGGDELLTNR; this is encoded by the coding sequence ATGGCTCAAGATTACAAAGTAAAATTAGGTCAATACTTAGAGTTAGCTCAAGCTCAAGGAGCTTCGGATCTGCATCTGGGCGTGGCGAAAAAGCCGACTTTAAGAATTGACGGCAACTTGCTTCAGTTAGCCAAAGAGCCGATTCTGATTGCGGAAGATTTAACCGGATTTGTTAAGGCGTTGCTGACGCCGGAGCAGGAAGAAAGATTTAACCAGGAAAAAGAGTTTGATTTTGGCTTTACTCACGAAGAAAAGATTCGCTGCCGGTGCAATGTTTATTACCAGAAAGGAATGATTGCGATTGCGATTCGTTTAATTCCAATGGAGATTCGGGGGATTGAAGAGCTGAATCTGCCTCAGATTTTGCACGAGTTTACCAAGTTGTCCCAGGGTTTTTTCTTAGTTGTTGGTCCGGCCGGCCACGGTAAGTCAACGACTCTGGCGGCAATGATTGACGAGATTAATCACAAGCGCTTTGGCCACATTATTACCATTGAGGACCCAATCGAGTATCTGTTCCAGCCGGATCGGTCTTTGATTGACCAGCGCGAGGTTGGCGTTGACACTAAGTCTTTTAATCGGGGTTTGCGTTCAGTTTTGCGTCAAGATCCAGACGTGATTATGCTCGGAGAGATGCGCGATCCGGAAAGCATTGCCATTGCTTTAACTGCTGCAGAAACCGGGCACTTAGTTTTTTCCACTCTGCACACTAACAATGTTTCTCAAACCATTGACCGAATTATTGACAGTTTTCCTTCGGGTCAGCAGGGCCAGATTCGCTCCCAGCTGGCTTCAACTTTGGTTGGGGTTCTATCCCAGAGACTGATTCCCAGAATTGAAGGCGGCCGGATTCCAGCAACAGAGATAATGTTTGCTAATGCCGCGGTCCGCAACCTGATTCGTGAAGATAAAGTTTATCAAATAGATTTAGTGATTGAAACTTCTCTAGAAGACGGCATGATCTCTTTGAATCGGTCATTGGCTAATTTAGTCAGAAAGAGAGAGATTACCCAGGAAAATGCGTTTTTGTATTCACTTAGCCCGACTGAATTGAAAAATCTTTTAGT
- a CDS encoding ATPase, T2SS/T4P/T4SS family: protein MPKLDLAANLVEKGLLTQAQIQILQKEANTRGVNLEDLIIEQSLVAEQELLDLKSQIFGLPVKNFVDDETVPREVLLLIPYESSRHYQMLAFQKDGKALFVGMVHPENSEAQQALKFIAKGLGLDLKIFLISNKDFTRLRQGYTSFGEEVAGSLAVLKKQAEGISRSFGGQRKLINLDEKITEGFEEAPVIKLVSDILKNAVSQKASDIHLEPEKNRFRVRYRIGGDLGSVLFLPEAVQQPVLTRIKIMAEMKIDETRVPQDGRFSSFVSGRQIDFRVSTFPTSGGEKAAIRILDPESGLQNLEDLGFSNWNLEIVKKNLQKPFGMILVTGPTGSGKTTTLYACLQILNQDSVNLVTLEDPVEYFINGVNQSQVIPEIGYTFAFGLRSILRQDPNVIMVGEVRDTETAELATHAALTGHLVLSTLHTNNAISAIPRLLDLGVQKFLIPATINIVIAQRLLRQLCPDCKKPISAPPEIEKMIDQSLAGLPQDLRKQLNYKKPYQIFDYGDSDCQTCKNKRTLGRIGIFEIFQMTQSAERIILSQGKEESLFEEAKVQQMVTLRQEAVLHLLEGKVHLSEVLRETI, encoded by the coding sequence ATGCCCAAATTAGATTTAGCTGCTAATTTAGTTGAGAAAGGGTTGCTGACTCAAGCTCAAATTCAGATTTTACAAAAAGAAGCCAATACCCGAGGCGTTAATCTGGAAGACCTTATTATTGAACAAAGCCTTGTTGCCGAACAAGAACTCTTGGATCTTAAGAGCCAGATTTTTGGTTTACCAGTGAAAAATTTTGTTGATGATGAAACGGTTCCTCGGGAGGTTTTGCTTTTAATCCCCTATGAGTCTTCGCGTCATTACCAGATGTTAGCTTTTCAAAAAGACGGCAAAGCTCTTTTTGTTGGCATGGTTCATCCGGAAAACTCTGAAGCCCAGCAAGCGCTTAAGTTTATTGCCAAAGGTTTGGGCCTTGATCTAAAGATTTTTTTGATCAGCAACAAAGATTTTACCCGATTAAGACAGGGCTATACCAGTTTTGGCGAAGAAGTAGCCGGCTCCTTAGCGGTTTTAAAAAAACAAGCTGAAGGAATTTCCCGGAGTTTTGGCGGGCAGAGAAAATTAATTAATCTTGATGAAAAAATCACTGAAGGGTTTGAGGAGGCGCCGGTAATTAAATTAGTTTCTGATATCTTGAAGAATGCGGTTAGCCAAAAAGCTTCTGATATTCATTTAGAGCCGGAAAAAAACCGATTTCGGGTTCGTTATCGGATCGGCGGCGACTTGGGTTCGGTTTTGTTCTTGCCCGAAGCAGTTCAGCAGCCGGTTTTAACCCGGATTAAGATTATGGCCGAGATGAAGATTGATGAAACCAGAGTGCCTCAAGACGGTCGGTTCAGCAGTTTTGTCAGCGGCCGACAGATTGATTTTCGCGTTTCTACTTTCCCAACTTCTGGCGGCGAAAAAGCCGCCATCAGGATTTTGGATCCTGAATCCGGATTGCAAAATTTAGAAGACTTGGGTTTTTCCAACTGGAATCTGGAGATTGTTAAGAAAAACCTTCAAAAGCCTTTTGGGATGATTTTGGTTACCGGTCCGACCGGCTCAGGAAAAACCACCACGCTTTATGCTTGCCTTCAGATTTTAAACCAAGATTCAGTTAATTTGGTTACGTTAGAAGATCCGGTTGAGTATTTTATCAATGGGGTTAATCAATCCCAAGTAATTCCGGAGATTGGCTACACTTTTGCTTTTGGCTTAAGGAGCATCTTAAGGCAGGATCCGAATGTGATTATGGTTGGCGAGGTTCGGGATACTGAAACAGCCGAACTGGCAACCCATGCCGCCTTAACCGGGCACTTGGTTTTATCAACCCTGCATACCAACAATGCAATTTCAGCCATTCCCCGGCTTTTAGATCTCGGCGTCCAGAAGTTTTTAATTCCGGCAACAATTAATATTGTGATTGCCCAGCGTCTTTTGCGCCAGCTTTGCCCTGATTGCAAAAAACCAATTTCAGCCCCGCCGGAAATAGAAAAAATGATTGACCAGAGTTTAGCGGGACTGCCTCAGGATTTGAGAAAACAGCTGAATTACAAAAAACCTTATCAAATTTTTGATTATGGCGACTCCGATTGCCAAACTTGCAAGAATAAACGAACCCTTGGCCGAATTGGCATTTTTGAAATTTTTCAGATGACTCAATCAGCGGAAAGAATTATTTTGTCCCAAGGCAAAGAAGAGTCTTTGTTTGAAGAAGCAAAAGTTCAGCAAATGGTTACTCTGCGCCAGGAAGCGGTGCTGCATTTGTTGGAAGGCAAAGTTCATTTATCTGAAGTTCTCCGAGAAACGATTTAG
- the pilO gene encoding type 4a pilus biogenesis protein PilO, which translates to MRNSFQIFISFILGILIVFAGAYILFHLDVNQWKSVGEIRIQLAERQAVVKRLNQLIQKFREQLAMFDNLDQQVSLVGKALPTSLKIPELLVSLEAIAQENEVGFSHISFTVLESDRVENSELREFSAPGTGQETGPYPIAITLDGAGNYLGMKKFLQGVETELRLIEVRNLEIIPVKKTGEFDEATTFNFKLNLEAYSIKKPQFTLP; encoded by the coding sequence ATGAGAAACTCTTTTCAAATTTTTATTTCTTTTATTTTGGGAATTTTGATTGTCTTTGCCGGCGCTTATATACTGTTTCACTTGGATGTAAATCAATGGAAAAGCGTTGGTGAAATCAGAATTCAGCTGGCCGAACGCCAAGCAGTAGTTAAGCGGCTTAATCAGTTAATCCAAAAATTTAGAGAGCAACTGGCGATGTTTGACAACTTAGACCAGCAAGTTAGTTTAGTTGGAAAAGCTTTGCCAACATCTTTAAAAATTCCTGAACTTTTGGTTAGCCTTGAGGCAATTGCCCAGGAAAATGAGGTTGGCTTTAGCCATATTTCTTTTACTGTTTTGGAGTCAGATCGGGTTGAAAATTCTGAACTGCGCGAATTTTCTGCTCCGGGGACAGGACAAGAAACCGGGCCTTATCCAATAGCGATTACTCTTGACGGCGCGGGCAATTATTTAGGAATGAAAAAGTTTCTCCAAGGCGTTGAGACCGAATTGAGATTAATTGAAGTGAGAAATCTGGAAATTATCCCGGTTAAAAAAACCGGTGAGTTTGACGAGGCGACCACTTTTAATTTCAAGCTTAATTTAGAAGCTTATTCAATTAAAAAACCTCAATTTACTTTACCTTAG
- the pilM gene encoding type IV pilus assembly protein PilM: MLSINFKSIWEKLKGYLIPYSSVLGIDIGTTTIKVVELNKSDSVLSLKNYGILENFGHLERENAAIQTSGLKIVDEMTASLLKELLVKMGPTVKEAVFSLPAFSSFVTVMDLPNVSEKEFNQVIPYEARQYVPIPLSEVVLDWQVLNPLPSSLSGRAQVLLIAVSQDVVNKYYRIAELAGLRLKALELESVSTARALIGNDSTTTAIIDIGSRATSISMVDEKDVRLTHDIDMAGNDLTLAIARGMNISPIKAEEIKKNYGILITAEQQYLPGLLTPLLDFIISEIKKLSSRYTDKTRREVKKAILCGGGALPPGIKDYFQKELGMPVELGNPFARVSYAPDLEPVLKEIKAQFSPAVGAGLKVLK; this comes from the coding sequence ATGCTATCAATAAATTTTAAATCTATCTGGGAAAAATTAAAAGGCTACTTAATTCCCTATTCATCAGTTCTTGGCATTGATATCGGCACAACTACAATTAAGGTGGTTGAGCTGAACAAAAGCGACAGCGTTCTTTCTCTTAAGAATTATGGGATTTTGGAGAATTTCGGCCACCTGGAAAGGGAAAACGCGGCGATTCAAACCAGCGGCTTGAAAATTGTTGACGAGATGACTGCCTCGCTTTTAAAAGAGCTTTTGGTTAAAATGGGGCCGACAGTAAAAGAGGCAGTTTTTTCTTTACCGGCATTTTCTTCTTTTGTGACAGTGATGGATCTGCCCAATGTGTCTGAAAAAGAGTTTAATCAGGTAATTCCTTACGAGGCCCGACAGTACGTTCCGATTCCTTTAAGCGAGGTGGTCTTGGATTGGCAGGTTTTGAATCCCTTGCCCAGTTCTTTATCCGGCCGAGCCCAGGTGCTTTTAATTGCGGTTTCCCAAGATGTAGTCAATAAATATTATCGGATTGCGGAATTAGCCGGGCTGCGCTTGAAAGCTTTAGAGCTGGAATCTGTTTCTACTGCTCGAGCCTTGATTGGTAATGACTCGACAACAACAGCAATAATTGATATTGGTTCCCGAGCCACCAGCATCTCTATGGTTGATGAAAAAGATGTCCGCTTAACCCATGATATTGATATGGCGGGCAATGATTTAACTCTGGCCATAGCCCGAGGGATGAATATCTCTCCAATTAAAGCAGAAGAGATAAAAAAGAATTACGGCATCTTAATTACCGCTGAACAGCAGTATCTGCCCGGGCTTTTAACTCCGTTGTTGGATTTTATTATTAGCGAGATTAAAAAACTTAGTTCCCGCTATACTGATAAAACCAGACGAGAAGTTAAAAAAGCAATTCTTTGCGGCGGCGGAGCTTTGCCTCCTGGGATTAAAGATTATTTTCAAAAAGAGCTTGGCATGCCAGTTGAATTAGGCAATCCGTTTGCCCGGGTTAGTTATGCTCCGGATCTGGAGCCGGTTTTAAAAGAGATTAAAGCCCAATTTTCTCCAGCGGTAGGCGCGGGCCTAAAAGTGCTGAAATGA
- a CDS encoding phosphoribosyltransferase family protein, whose product MLEFFFPSQCFNCGIAKNRQTNPIGFFCFACQGKIKINRWLFCPVCNKKIPLGRQSCPSHSSPLTCLGIMGFYADPILKQAIWKYKYEFIEELGLPLANLLFEYFQQSFAPKLKPGKKTWLISFIPLAKKRERWRGFNQAEFLAGNLSQKTGLDLKKTLVRAKFKKPQMRLKNKAERLANIQNCFRIINPEAIKNKNIILVDDISASGATLQEAAKILKQGKAKRVFGLVLARNS is encoded by the coding sequence ATGCTGGAATTTTTCTTCCCCAGTCAATGCTTTAACTGCGGCATTGCCAAAAATCGACAGACTAATCCGATCGGATTTTTCTGTTTTGCTTGTCAAGGCAAAATCAAGATTAACCGCTGGCTGTTTTGTCCTGTTTGCAACAAAAAAATTCCCCTTGGCCGGCAGTCTTGCCCAAGCCACTCCTCCCCCTTAACTTGCTTGGGGATAATGGGCTTTTATGCTGATCCGATTTTAAAGCAAGCAATCTGGAAATACAAATATGAGTTTATTGAAGAACTGGGTTTGCCTTTGGCTAACCTGCTTTTTGAATATTTCCAGCAGAGTTTTGCCCCAAAACTTAAGCCGGGCAAAAAAACCTGGCTGATTAGTTTTATCCCCTTAGCTAAAAAACGGGAGCGGTGGCGCGGTTTTAATCAGGCAGAGTTCTTAGCGGGAAATTTAAGCCAAAAAACCGGATTGGATTTAAAGAAAACTTTGGTTAGAGCCAAATTCAAAAAGCCGCAGATGAGGCTAAAAAATAAAGCTGAAAGATTGGCCAACATCCAAAATTGTTTTCGCATAATTAATCCGGAAGCAATTAAAAACAAGAACATTATTTTAGTTGATGACATCTCTGCTTCTGGAGCTACCTTGCAGGAAGCGGCTAAGATTCTTAAACAAGGCAAAGCGAAAAGAGTTTTCGGGTTGGTCTTGGCAAGAAACAGCTAA